In Pseudomonas fluorescens NCIMB 11764, a single window of DNA contains:
- the pqqE gene encoding pyrroloquinoline quinone biosynthesis protein PqqE, whose protein sequence is MLSTGSNLPDSVSDKLPPKPEIGLPLWLLAELTYRCPLQCPYCSNPLDFAEQGKELSTEQWIKVFREAREMGAAQLGFSGGEPLVRQDLAELIAEARKLGFYTNLITSGIGLTEQKISDFKKAGLDHIQISFQASDEQVNNLLAGSKKAFAQKLEMARAVKAHGYPMVLNFVTHRHNIDKIDRIIELCIALEADFVELATCQFYGWAQLNRVGLLPTKEQLVRAERITNEYRARLEAEGHPCKLIFVTPDYYEERPKACMNGWGSIFLTVTPDGTALPCHGARQMPVQFPNVRDHSMQHIWYDSFGFNRFRGYDWMPEPCRSCDEKEKDFGGCRCQAFMLTGDASNADPVCSKSEHHGVILKAREEAEHATQTIEQLAFRNERNSRLIAKS, encoded by the coding sequence GTGCTCAGCACTGGATCGAACTTGCCTGACTCCGTGTCGGACAAGTTACCGCCCAAACCGGAAATCGGTCTGCCGCTGTGGCTGCTGGCCGAGCTGACCTATCGCTGCCCGCTGCAATGTCCGTACTGCTCCAATCCGCTGGACTTCGCCGAGCAGGGCAAAGAGCTGAGCACCGAGCAGTGGATCAAGGTGTTCCGCGAAGCGCGGGAAATGGGCGCCGCGCAGCTGGGCTTTTCTGGCGGCGAACCGCTGGTGCGCCAGGACCTCGCCGAGCTGATTGCCGAGGCGCGCAAGTTGGGTTTCTACACCAACCTGATCACCTCCGGCATCGGCCTCACCGAGCAGAAAATCAGCGACTTCAAGAAAGCCGGTCTGGACCACATCCAGATCAGCTTCCAGGCCAGTGACGAGCAAGTGAACAACTTACTGGCCGGCTCGAAAAAGGCCTTCGCGCAGAAGCTGGAAATGGCTCGCGCAGTAAAGGCTCACGGCTATCCGATGGTGCTGAATTTCGTCACTCACCGGCACAACATCGACAAGATCGACCGGATCATCGAGCTGTGCATTGCCCTTGAGGCGGACTTCGTCGAACTCGCCACTTGCCAGTTTTACGGTTGGGCGCAGCTCAATCGGGTCGGACTGTTGCCGACCAAGGAACAACTGGTCCGTGCCGAACGCATCACCAACGAATACCGCGCCAGACTCGAAGCCGAAGGGCATCCGTGCAAGCTGATTTTCGTCACGCCGGACTACTACGAAGAACGCCCGAAAGCCTGTATGAATGGCTGGGGCAGTATTTTTCTGACAGTGACCCCGGACGGAACCGCCCTGCCCTGTCATGGCGCCCGACAGATGCCGGTGCAGTTTCCCAACGTGCGTGATCACAGCATGCAGCACATCTGGTACGACTCATTTGGCTTCAACCGCTTTCGCGGCTACGACTGGATGCCCGAGCCGTGCCGCTCGTGCGACGAAAAAGAAAAGGACTTCGGCGGCTGCCGCTGCCAGGCGTTCATGCTCACGGGTGACGCGAGCAATGCCGACCCGGTATGCAGCAAATCGGAACATCACGGCGTGATTCTCAAGGCCCGCGAAGAAGCCGAGCACGCGACCCAGACCATCGAACAACTGGCCTTTCGCAATGAACGAAACTCACGACTCATCGCCAAAAGCTGA
- a CDS encoding LysR family transcriptional regulator — protein sequence MDFKQLRYFVAVYEEGHVGRAAERLSISQPALSQQIRHLEQNLDVSLFERSSKRLLPTLAAHTLYNHALPLLDGLQRAREALGNFKGQALRTLAIGVLQTVHTSLVPQMLERLRKAQPHLVVQIYELTGLEIERRLLNGALDIGISYLPPRQPGLHGVMLYEDELTLVIPADHPLREFKKVSMSQAAELPMLLLGEEFQVRQIWQTQLANLGRRPQVQAELNNMAGILDSLPHTRLATVLPGRSQKALDNHELLWKPLTEPRVPLKVGLVCRDVQRQQASLALLRTLLEEVMNGPDERSATLDGLS from the coding sequence ATGGATTTCAAACAACTGCGTTATTTCGTCGCGGTCTACGAAGAGGGCCATGTCGGCCGGGCCGCCGAGCGACTTTCGATTTCTCAGCCTGCCCTGTCCCAACAGATCCGCCACCTCGAACAAAACCTTGATGTCAGTCTGTTCGAGCGCAGCAGTAAACGCCTGCTGCCTACCCTGGCCGCCCACACGCTGTACAACCACGCCTTGCCCTTGCTGGATGGTTTGCAACGGGCACGTGAAGCGCTGGGCAATTTCAAGGGACAAGCGCTGCGCACGCTGGCCATTGGCGTGTTGCAAACCGTCCACACCAGTCTCGTGCCGCAAATGCTCGAACGCCTGCGCAAGGCGCAGCCGCACCTGGTGGTGCAAATCTATGAACTGACCGGGTTGGAGATCGAGCGGCGGCTGCTCAACGGCGCTCTGGACATCGGCATCAGTTACCTGCCGCCCCGACAGCCAGGGTTGCACGGCGTGATGCTGTACGAAGATGAACTGACGCTCGTCATCCCGGCGGATCACCCGTTGCGCGAATTCAAGAAAGTCTCCATGAGTCAGGCTGCCGAGTTGCCGATGTTGCTGCTGGGTGAAGAGTTTCAGGTGCGGCAGATCTGGCAGACGCAACTGGCCAACCTGGGGCGGCGCCCGCAGGTGCAGGCGGAACTGAACAATATGGCGGGGATTCTCGACAGTCTGCCCCATACCCGGCTCGCGACCGTGCTTCCGGGGCGCTCGCAGAAAGCGCTCGACAACCATGAACTGCTCTGGAAACCGCTGACTGAACCGCGGGTGCCACTGAAAGTCGGGTTGGTGTGTCGGGATGTGCAGCGGCAACAAGCCTCGCTGGCCTTATTGCGAACCTTGCTGGAAGAGGTGATGAATGGACCGGATGAGCGCTCGGCAACCCTGGATGGGTTGAGCTGA
- a CDS encoding YqaE/Pmp3 family membrane protein, protein MDFIRIIIAILLPPLGVFLQVGFAGAFWLNILLTLCGYIPGIVHAVYIIAKR, encoded by the coding sequence ATGGATTTCATTCGCATCATCATCGCCATTCTATTACCGCCACTGGGTGTGTTTCTGCAGGTCGGTTTCGCCGGCGCGTTCTGGCTGAATATTCTGCTGACGTTGTGCGGTTACATTCCTGGGATCGTGCATGCGGTCTACATCATCGCCAAACGTTGA
- a CDS encoding aspartate aminotransferase family protein has translation MNLFNLRRSAPSLDDLAADSFLPASSDNLSSEYLMPSVERPKQIFVRGQGSWLWDGDDRAYLDFSQGGGANSLGHSPSVLVNAITAQAQSLINPGFGLHNRGMLNLAERLCMSTGSDQAYLLNSGSEACEAAIKLARKWGQRHRGGASRIIVARQGCHGRSLGTIPASDSSTLTNRFEPQLPGFSHVPFNDLAALNAAVDARTVAIMLEPIQSEAGVIPATELYLEGVERLCRELGILLIFDEVQTGVGRLGTLLAEQRYGVRADIVVLGKGLGGGVPLAALLARGRACCFDVGELTGTHHGNALMTAAGLAVLDNVQDKGFLEHVRETGQHLREGLARLAHRYGHGELRGQGLLWGLTLSDDSAAAVVKAALYEGLLLDAPQADCLRFTPALTVSKANVDEMLLRLARAFSRVRTAQLQCRKGIAV, from the coding sequence ATGAACTTGTTCAATTTACGGCGAAGCGCTCCCAGCCTTGATGATCTGGCCGCGGACAGTTTCCTGCCGGCCAGCAGTGACAATCTTTCCAGCGAGTACCTGATGCCCAGTGTCGAGCGGCCGAAACAGATTTTTGTGCGCGGCCAGGGCTCCTGGTTGTGGGACGGCGATGACCGTGCCTATCTGGATTTTTCACAGGGTGGCGGGGCCAATAGCCTCGGACATAGCCCTTCTGTACTGGTCAATGCGATTACGGCGCAGGCTCAGTCACTGATCAATCCCGGTTTCGGCCTGCATAACCGCGGCATGCTCAACCTCGCCGAGCGGCTCTGCATGAGCACCGGCAGTGATCAGGCGTACCTGCTCAACAGTGGCAGCGAAGCCTGTGAAGCGGCGATCAAGCTGGCGCGCAAATGGGGTCAGCGTCATCGCGGTGGTGCTTCGCGGATCATCGTGGCCAGGCAGGGATGCCATGGCCGTAGTCTCGGGACGATTCCAGCGTCGGACAGTTCCACGCTGACCAACCGCTTCGAACCGCAACTCCCCGGCTTCAGCCACGTGCCGTTCAACGATCTTGCAGCCTTGAATGCAGCGGTTGATGCCCGGACTGTGGCAATCATGCTCGAACCGATTCAGAGCGAAGCCGGGGTGATCCCCGCCACCGAGCTTTACCTCGAGGGTGTCGAACGCCTGTGTCGTGAGCTCGGCATTCTGTTGATCTTCGACGAAGTGCAGACCGGTGTCGGTCGCCTCGGGACATTGCTCGCGGAACAACGCTACGGTGTGCGGGCAGATATCGTTGTCCTTGGCAAAGGGCTGGGCGGGGGTGTGCCTCTGGCGGCGCTGCTGGCTCGAGGCAGGGCCTGCTGTTTCGATGTCGGCGAGCTGACGGGCACCCATCATGGCAACGCGCTGATGACCGCTGCGGGTCTGGCTGTACTCGATAACGTGCAGGACAAGGGTTTTCTCGAGCATGTCCGGGAAACCGGCCAGCACTTGCGCGAAGGCCTGGCGCGTCTGGCTCATCGCTATGGTCATGGCGAACTGCGCGGTCAGGGATTGCTCTGGGGTCTTACGCTGTCCGACGATTCGGCTGCCGCCGTCGTCAAAGCAGCGCTGTACGAGGGCTTGTTGCTCGACGCCCCACAAGCCGACTGCCTGCGCTTCACCCCGGCGCTCACGGTCAGCAAGGCCAATGTCGACGAAATGCTCCTGCGCCTGGCCCGCGCCTTTTCCCGGGTGCGTACCGCACAACTGCAATGCCGCAAAGGGATTGCCGTCTGA
- the pqqC gene encoding pyrroloquinoline-quinone synthase PqqC, with protein MTDTPLSPTEFEAALRAKGAYYHIHHPYHVAMYEGRATREQIQGWVANRFYYQVNIPLKDAAILANCPDREIRREWIQRLLDHDGAPGEDGGIEAWLRLGQAVGLDPDQLRSQELVLPGVRFAVDAYVNFARRASWQEAASSSLTELFAPQIHQSRLDSWPQHYPWIDPAGYEYFRTRLGQARRDVEHGLAITLQHYTTREGQERMLEILQFKLDILWSMLDAMSMAYELKRPPYHSVTEQRVWHKGITL; from the coding sequence ATGACTGACACCCCACTGTCCCCCACCGAATTCGAAGCGGCCCTGCGCGCCAAGGGCGCCTACTACCACATCCATCACCCGTACCACGTGGCGATGTATGAAGGTCGGGCGACCCGCGAGCAGATCCAGGGTTGGGTTGCCAACCGGTTTTACTATCAGGTGAACATCCCCCTGAAGGACGCCGCCATCCTGGCCAATTGCCCGGACCGCGAGATCCGTCGCGAGTGGATTCAACGTCTGCTGGACCATGACGGCGCCCCCGGTGAAGACGGCGGCATCGAAGCCTGGCTGCGTCTGGGTCAAGCCGTCGGCCTCGACCCGGACCAACTGCGCTCCCAGGAACTGGTGCTGCCCGGCGTACGTTTCGCCGTGGACGCCTACGTCAACTTCGCCCGCCGGGCCAGTTGGCAGGAAGCCGCCAGCAGTTCGCTGACCGAGCTGTTCGCGCCGCAGATCCACCAATCGCGTCTCGACAGCTGGCCGCAGCATTACCCGTGGATCGACCCGGCCGGCTATGAGTATTTCCGCACCCGACTGGGCCAGGCGCGGCGCGATGTGGAACATGGTCTGGCGATCACGTTGCAGCACTACACGACGCGAGAAGGCCAGGAGCGCATGCTGGAAATTCTCCAGTTCAAACTGGACATACTTTGGAGCATGCTCGATGCCATGAGCATGGCCTACGAACTGAAACGCCCGCCGTATCACAGCGTGACCGAGCAACGGGTCTGGCACAAAGGAATCACCTTATGA
- the pqqD gene encoding pyrroloquinoline quinone biosynthesis peptide chaperone PqqD: MSFDRSKTPTWRPGYRFQYEPAQKGHVLLYPEGMIKLNESAALIGGLIDGERDVAAIIAELDAQFPGVPELGDDIEQFMEVARAQHWIELA; this comes from the coding sequence ATGAGTTTCGATCGCAGCAAGACCCCGACCTGGCGTCCCGGCTACCGCTTTCAGTACGAACCGGCGCAGAAAGGCCATGTGCTGCTCTACCCGGAAGGCATGATCAAACTCAATGAAAGCGCCGCGCTGATCGGTGGTTTGATCGACGGCGAACGCGATGTCGCGGCGATCATCGCCGAACTGGACGCGCAGTTCCCCGGCGTGCCGGAGCTCGGTGATGACATCGAGCAGTTCATGGAGGTCGCCCGTGCTCAGCACTGGATCGAACTTGCCTGA
- a CDS encoding S9 family peptidase, producing MNETHDSSPKAEPFSAAKAVAAGVDFAELQVGRHGLFWNEYRPEDAACRIWHWRDGQAHCLTPAGFSVRSRVYEYGGGAFCLTDDGVVFVNEADQQLYRQSLAGETPEVLTSGECRYGDLQFAHGQVLAVEEHRDRHRLVAIDLADGARHLLVEGADFYAAPTLSPDAQRLAWVEWSRPDQPWTATRLMVADRQDDSRFAQARCLAGDGIQESLQQPRFDDSGRLFCLTDRGGYWQPWVESSNALRPLPSAAADHGPAPWQLGGCTWLPLSENSYLASWTEDGFGRLGIGGDTTEDFTGDYSRFRHLALDDQFIYCIAASPVSSSAVIAIDRKTRQVKVLAGGMAPLPAGQISVPQTLRYPSGSGEAHGFFYPAMTGDTKPPLVVFIHGGPTSACYPMLDPRIQYWTQRGFAVADLNYRGSSGYGRAYRQALHLSWGEVDVEDACAVVGHLAVRGLIDGDQAFVRGGSAGGYTTLCALAFQQVFRAGASLYGVSDPVALGRATHKFEGDYLDWLIGDPEQDAERYAARTPLQHASNISVPVIFFQGELDAVVVPQQTRDMVEALQQNGILVEAHYYADERHGFRKAGNQAHALEQEWLFYRRVMALES from the coding sequence ATGAACGAAACTCACGACTCATCGCCAAAAGCTGAACCTTTCAGCGCTGCCAAAGCGGTCGCTGCCGGGGTCGACTTTGCCGAATTGCAGGTTGGCCGGCATGGCCTGTTCTGGAATGAATACCGCCCCGAGGACGCCGCTTGCCGCATCTGGCATTGGCGGGATGGTCAGGCACATTGCCTGACGCCAGCGGGTTTTAGTGTGCGCAGTCGAGTGTACGAATATGGTGGTGGGGCGTTTTGCCTGACAGATGACGGGGTGGTTTTCGTCAACGAGGCGGATCAGCAGCTGTACCGCCAATCGCTGGCAGGCGAAACGCCCGAAGTGCTGACATCTGGCGAATGCCGCTATGGCGACCTGCAGTTTGCGCACGGGCAGGTGCTGGCGGTTGAAGAGCATCGAGACCGGCATCGTCTGGTGGCCATCGATCTGGCGGACGGCGCGCGTCACCTGCTGGTCGAAGGTGCGGACTTTTATGCCGCGCCGACGTTGAGCCCTGACGCTCAACGGTTGGCCTGGGTCGAGTGGAGTCGCCCGGACCAGCCATGGACCGCAACTCGCCTGATGGTTGCCGACCGCCAGGACGACAGCCGTTTCGCTCAGGCACGTTGCCTGGCGGGCGATGGTATTCAGGAGTCGTTGCAACAGCCGCGCTTCGACGACAGTGGTCGCCTGTTTTGTCTGACGGATCGTGGCGGCTACTGGCAGCCGTGGGTCGAGTCTTCCAATGCTTTGCGTCCGCTGCCCAGCGCTGCGGCTGATCATGGGCCCGCGCCTTGGCAGTTGGGTGGTTGCACCTGGCTGCCCTTGAGTGAAAACAGCTATCTGGCCAGTTGGACCGAAGACGGATTCGGTCGACTGGGCATTGGTGGTGACACTACAGAAGATTTCACCGGGGACTACAGCCGTTTCCGACACCTCGCACTGGATGACCAATTCATCTACTGCATCGCTGCCTCGCCAGTCAGTTCGTCCGCCGTGATCGCCATCGACCGGAAAACCCGACAGGTCAAGGTGTTGGCCGGGGGAATGGCACCCTTGCCCGCCGGGCAAATCAGCGTCCCGCAAACCCTGCGCTACCCGAGCGGTTCAGGCGAGGCTCACGGTTTTTTCTACCCGGCGATGACTGGCGACACAAAGCCGCCGCTGGTGGTGTTCATCCACGGGGGCCCGACATCGGCGTGCTACCCGATGCTCGATCCGCGCATCCAGTACTGGACGCAACGCGGCTTCGCCGTGGCCGACCTCAACTACCGTGGCAGCAGCGGCTACGGCCGCGCTTACCGCCAGGCGCTGCATTTGAGTTGGGGTGAGGTGGATGTGGAGGACGCCTGCGCGGTGGTCGGCCATCTCGCCGTGCGCGGACTGATCGACGGCGACCAGGCGTTTGTTCGCGGTGGCAGTGCCGGCGGCTATACCACCCTGTGCGCGTTGGCGTTTCAGCAGGTCTTCCGCGCGGGCGCCAGCCTCTACGGCGTCAGCGATCCCGTTGCACTGGGCCGCGCGACCCACAAGTTTGAAGGCGATTATCTGGATTGGCTGATTGGTGATCCTGAACAGGATGCCGAGCGCTACGCCGCGCGCACGCCATTGCAGCATGCGAGCAACATCAGCGTGCCAGTGATTTTCTTTCAGGGCGAACTGGACGCCGTGGTCGTGCCGCAACAGACCCGCGACATGGTCGAGGCGCTGCAGCAAAACGGCATTCTGGTTGAAGCACATTATTACGCAGACGAACGTCACGGCTTCCGCAAGGCCGGCAATCAGGCCCACGCGCTGGAGCAGGAATGGTTGTTTTATCGGCGGGTGATGGCGCTGGAAAGCTGA
- a CDS encoding acyl-CoA dehydrogenase C-terminal domain-containing protein translates to MADYKAPLRDMRFVLNEVFEVAKLWAELPALAETVDAETVEAILEEAGKVTSKSIAPLSRSADEEGCHWADGAVTTPAGFPQAYQTYAEGGWVGVGGDPTYGGMGMPKAVSAQVEEMVNSASLSFGLYPMLTAGACLSINAHASEELKAAYLPNMYAGVWAGSMCLTEPHAGTDLGIIRTKAEPQADGSYKVSGTKIFITGGEHDLTENIIHLVLAKLPDAPAGPKGISLFLVPKFMVNADGSLGARNPATCGSIEHKMGIQASATCVMNFDEAVGYLVGEPNKGLAAMFTMMNYERLGVGIQGLASGERSYQNAIEYARDRLQSRSPTGAQNKDKVADPIIVHPDVRRMLLTMKASNEGGRAFSTYVAMQLDTAKFSEDATTRKRAEDLVALLTPVAKAFLTDLGLETTIHGQQVFGGHGYIREWGQEQLVRDVRITQIYEGTNGIQALDLVGRKIVGSGGAFYNLFADEIRHFTATASADLAEFTKPLNDAVTTLDELTAWLLDRAKNNPNEIGAASVEYLQTFGYVAYAYMWALMAKAASGKEAQDDFYASKLGTARFYFARLLPRIHSLSASVKAGSESLFLLDAAQF, encoded by the coding sequence ATGGCTGACTACAAAGCGCCCCTGCGCGATATGCGCTTCGTCCTCAATGAAGTTTTCGAGGTCGCCAAACTCTGGGCCGAGTTGCCTGCGCTGGCCGAGACCGTCGATGCGGAAACCGTTGAAGCCATTCTTGAAGAAGCCGGCAAGGTCACCAGCAAAAGCATCGCGCCCCTGAGCCGTTCGGCTGATGAAGAAGGTTGCCATTGGGCGGACGGTGCTGTCACCACGCCGGCAGGTTTCCCACAGGCTTATCAGACTTATGCCGAAGGCGGTTGGGTGGGTGTCGGTGGCGATCCGACCTACGGCGGCATGGGAATGCCCAAGGCGGTTTCGGCTCAGGTCGAAGAAATGGTCAACTCCGCGAGCCTGTCCTTCGGTCTGTACCCGATGCTGACTGCCGGCGCCTGCCTGTCGATCAACGCGCACGCCAGCGAAGAACTGAAAGCCGCGTACCTGCCGAACATGTACGCCGGCGTCTGGGCCGGTTCGATGTGCCTGACCGAGCCGCACGCCGGCACTGACCTGGGGATCATCCGCACCAAGGCCGAACCTCAGGCCGACGGTTCCTACAAAGTCAGCGGCACCAAGATTTTCATCACCGGCGGCGAACACGACCTGACCGAGAACATCATCCATCTGGTGCTGGCCAAGTTGCCGGATGCGCCAGCGGGGCCGAAAGGCATTTCGCTGTTCCTGGTGCCGAAGTTCATGGTCAATGCCGATGGCAGCCTGGGCGCGCGCAACCCGGCGACCTGCGGTTCGATCGAACACAAGATGGGCATTCAGGCGTCCGCAACCTGCGTGATGAACTTCGACGAAGCCGTGGGCTATCTTGTCGGCGAGCCGAACAAAGGCCTGGCGGCGATGTTCACCATGATGAACTACGAACGTCTGGGCGTCGGCATTCAGGGCCTGGCCTCTGGCGAGCGCTCTTACCAGAACGCCATCGAATACGCCCGCGACCGTCTGCAAAGCCGCTCGCCGACGGGCGCGCAGAACAAGGACAAAGTGGCGGACCCGATCATCGTCCACCCGGACGTGCGTCGCATGCTGCTGACCATGAAAGCCTCGAACGAAGGCGGCCGTGCATTCTCGACGTACGTGGCCATGCAACTGGACACCGCCAAGTTCAGCGAAGACGCCACCACCCGCAAACGCGCGGAAGACCTGGTGGCGCTGCTGACCCCGGTGGCCAAGGCGTTCCTGACGGACCTCGGTCTGGAGACCACCATTCACGGCCAGCAGGTGTTCGGCGGCCACGGTTACATTCGTGAATGGGGCCAGGAGCAACTGGTCCGCGACGTGCGCATCACCCAGATCTACGAAGGCACCAACGGCATTCAGGCGCTGGACTTGGTCGGACGCAAAATCGTCGGCAGCGGCGGGGCGTTCTACAACCTGTTTGCCGACGAGATCCGTCATTTCACCGCGACGGCCAGCGCTGACCTGGCCGAGTTCACCAAGCCGCTGAACGATGCCGTGACCACCCTCGACGAATTGACCGCATGGTTGCTGGACCGGGCAAAAAACAACCCGAACGAAATCGGCGCGGCCTCGGTCGAGTACCTGCAAACCTTCGGTTATGTGGCCTACGCCTACATGTGGGCACTGATGGCCAAGGCGGCCTCGGGCAAAGAAGCGCAGGACGATTTCTACGCGAGCAAGCTGGGTACCGCGCGGTTCTATTTCGCACGCCTGCTGCCGCGTATTCACTCGTTGAGCGCGTCGGTGAAGGCCGGGAGCGAATCGTTGTTCCTGCTGGACGCAGCGCAGTTCTGA
- a CDS encoding acyl-CoA dehydrogenase C-terminal domain-containing protein produces the protein MPEYKAPLRDMRFLIDHVFDFHSNYEALGATEASPDMVNAILEEGAKFCENVLAPLNRSGDEEGCHFDNGVVTTPAGFKQAFAQYVDGGWHGLAADPAYGGQGLPSSLGLVISEMVGSSNTSWGMYPGLTHGAMSAIHAHGTEEQKQTYLSKLTAGQWTGTMCLTEAHCGTDLGIIKTRAVPAADGSYAISGSKIFISAGEHDMSDNIIHLVLAKLPDAPAGTKGISLFIVPKFLPNAEGEAGERNGVSCGSIEHKMGIKASATCVLNFDEAKGFLIGEPNKGLNCMFTMMNHARLGTGMQGLCLGEASFQGAIKYANDRLQMRSLTGPKAPEKAADPIIVHPDVRRMLLTMKAFNEGNRALTYFTAQLLDAAHLSPDETARQDAEDLLAFLTPICKAFMTDTGLEVTNLGMQVFGGHGFIREWGMEQLVRDCRIAPIYEGTNGIQALDLLGRKVLGSQGKLLRGFTKIVHRFCAANAGHPQLASYVAQLNGLNQQWGELTTQVGMAAMKNPDEVGAASVDYLMYSGYIILGYLWLRMALVAQSQLDAGSGDADYCRAKLATSEFYFKRLLPRTAAHRAAIEAGSDCLMKLPAELFAL, from the coding sequence ATGCCCGAGTACAAAGCTCCTCTGCGCGACATGCGCTTTCTGATCGACCACGTCTTCGATTTTCACAGCAACTACGAGGCGCTGGGTGCCACCGAGGCCAGCCCGGACATGGTCAATGCGATCCTCGAAGAAGGTGCGAAATTCTGCGAGAACGTGCTGGCACCGCTCAATCGCAGCGGCGACGAAGAAGGCTGCCATTTTGACAATGGCGTGGTGACAACGCCTGCAGGCTTCAAGCAAGCCTTCGCGCAATACGTGGACGGTGGCTGGCATGGTCTGGCGGCTGATCCCGCTTACGGCGGCCAAGGCTTGCCGAGTTCTCTGGGGCTGGTCATCAGCGAGATGGTCGGGTCCAGCAACACCTCTTGGGGCATGTACCCGGGCCTGACGCACGGCGCGATGTCGGCGATCCACGCTCACGGCACCGAGGAACAAAAGCAGACCTACCTGAGCAAACTCACCGCTGGCCAATGGACCGGCACCATGTGCCTGACCGAAGCCCATTGCGGCACCGACCTGGGCATCATCAAGACCCGCGCCGTGCCTGCAGCGGACGGCAGCTACGCGATCTCCGGCAGCAAGATCTTCATTTCCGCCGGCGAACACGACATGAGTGACAACATCATTCACCTGGTGCTGGCGAAACTGCCGGATGCTCCTGCAGGAACCAAGGGCATTTCGTTGTTCATCGTTCCCAAATTCCTACCCAATGCAGAAGGCGAAGCAGGAGAGCGCAACGGCGTTTCCTGCGGCTCGATCGAGCACAAGATGGGCATCAAGGCTTCGGCCACCTGCGTGCTGAACTTCGACGAGGCCAAGGGCTTCCTGATCGGTGAACCGAACAAGGGCCTGAACTGCATGTTCACCATGATGAACCATGCGCGCCTTGGCACCGGGATGCAGGGTTTGTGTCTGGGCGAAGCGAGCTTCCAGGGCGCGATCAAGTACGCCAACGATCGTCTGCAGATGCGCTCGCTGACCGGTCCGAAAGCGCCGGAAAAAGCCGCCGACCCGATCATCGTTCACCCTGATGTGCGCCGGATGTTGCTGACCATGAAAGCCTTCAACGAAGGCAATCGTGCGTTGACGTACTTCACCGCGCAATTACTGGACGCTGCGCACCTGAGCCCGGATGAAACCGCGCGGCAGGACGCCGAAGACCTGTTGGCCTTCCTGACGCCGATCTGCAAAGCCTTCATGACCGACACCGGGCTGGAAGTGACCAACCTCGGCATGCAAGTGTTTGGCGGTCACGGGTTCATTCGTGAGTGGGGCATGGAGCAACTGGTTCGCGATTGCCGGATCGCACCGATCTACGAAGGCACCAACGGCATTCAGGCGCTGGATTTACTGGGGCGCAAAGTGCTCGGCAGTCAAGGCAAGCTGCTGCGCGGCTTTACCAAAATCGTCCACAGGTTTTGCGCGGCGAACGCCGGGCATCCGCAACTGGCCAGTTATGTGGCGCAACTCAATGGGTTGAATCAGCAGTGGGGCGAGCTGACCACCCAGGTCGGCATGGCTGCGATGAAGAATCCGGACGAAGTGGGCGCCGCGTCAGTGGATTACCTGATGTACAGCGGTTACATCATCCTTGGCTATTTGTGGCTGCGCATGGCTCTGGTGGCTCAGTCACAACTGGATGCGGGCAGCGGCGATGCCGATTACTGCCGGGCCAAACTGGCAACCAGCGAGTTTTACTTCAAGCGCTTGCTACCGCGCACCGCCGCTCATCGCGCGGCCATTGAAGCAGGTAGCGATTGCCTGATGAAGCTGCCGGCGGAGTTGTTTGCGCTGTAG